The Leptidea sinapis chromosome Z, ilLepSina1.1, whole genome shotgun sequence genomic sequence TAgtattaatttttcaatattattatacatacatacggccttacaaataaaattgatataacGTTATTCTTGAGAATAAAATATTGACTATACCGCTGAAGACACTGTCGTATAATAATTCAGAAGTTTTCCGaatgccttgcaaataaacgcgggacacgttatacgtccgaataaaccaatcataagccaaatgtttatttgtaaacattttgcatattcttggttttatACGaagattatttgtaaggccgataatCACCAAACCGTGTATTGCAGTAAGTCTGAATTAAACTGGACTGAATGGAGTGAGTTCCTGCACGATCTTTGTCAATTGAAAGGTTATGATGAAGAGAAAATTCAAGAGACGCTCACAAATTGTGGCCTTCCGGGACAAACCCCTGTTTCCGTACCGCAGTACAGAGACTTTTTCCTAACTTATAAACCGAAAGAGAaatctttgttttaattaaacggttaaacaatttgttattttcaatgtgataatcctcacttctaggatgaaTTACATATTGAGTTATTGGTTTGTTTACTtgtaaatatctttatttctaTCATAAGATGGCGGATATATGGTTTCCAACCTTTTTAAGTAATGTTTAGTCTTGCACAGCCAGTTTGTGGAATATGTCGACGGCAGTATTTTTGAACCGAAAATGTCTTAGAAACCTTGAACTGTGCGTAATTGTGAAGTCCAATGGTGAGAGGTTTTCACTTTCTTTCAGGTGCGCCACTTCCTCGTTTGAcctctaataaaaaatattcaagtacAAGTCTAACGTGCTTAGCGAAAATTATATAacatcaataaaatactttattgtttaCATCAAAACAATAGAGTTAGGCGTtataaccaaaaataaattttgaattttacaaacttgttttttttattgtgacgGCATTTCGGGTGTCTAAACTCTTACGTGTTAATGTTAATAAGATACAGCCCACAATTAGACAGACGGACTGAAAGAAAAAGTGGAACTAGAGAGTTATAAGATTTCTGTTGGTTAATCTTTAATATTTTCTCTACCAGCTTGGCATGTTATAGTTTATCTTTAAAACGTTGATAAGTAAACCCGAATATATTTTAGTCAATTGATCAACTCAGTTAACATGTAGTGtgtataaattgtaaataaaatacagattgaaaataatatctagGAATACCATTAACTTCTAAAATTAATTATCGTCCCATGGGCGCTCATAAAAGTTCCGCATATTTTCACAACGAAATTAGATTTTAGAGTTATTTTCTTAGTTATGGATGAAAAACATCATGTTCGTGAAGTTCTTATTGGTAAGAATggaaaatgattttttaatattggtgtGATATTTATGTATAGGTTATTTAATTtcccatattttattttatagatagtTACTgcgaatcttattttatttggtgaAATAACGTCttcgaaaataaaatattataatattgaagatGATGTGACCATAGACAAATTAGACTTGAGTAAGCTTATAGATTTAATTACAAGGACAAAGGAATTATCAAATATAAGACGAATGAATAGAAAAAGAAATGGAAATGACGTGTTTAATCATTTGAAACAGAAAATAGGCTCTAAACAATTAAAGAAATTACTGCGACAGGATAATGAGGGTACTACTGTTGAACATCATGAAGACGAATTTGAAGGATTAATCGAAGATGAACTTAAAAATGCTTTATCCCAAAAATACTCAGCCCTTATGGATAGACCGTATGTAgagaaaaaaggaaaaaatgaTTTCCTTGTCCTACATGCAGATGTACATGATCCGTTTGTTACTGTAGTTCCAAATGCAATCTATTACaatgttgaaaaaaaatgtgtcaattGGTTGGAAGATTGTAATTTGCAAGGTCTTAGAGGCAGATTAATGCAAGTCGTTAACTcaccttacaaataaatctcaTGAAATTATTACTAGTGTATTTAAAAACTTTGCTTGTTATaaacatttgtaaaataattctgTCACTGTTTAACTTGTTCAAGATTCAGgtggttaaataaaacaattttattatatacatggTTTTAATTTATGGTTAGTTGTGCAACATAACACCTTACTGAATCGCGTTATATTCAGTAATACTAAAGTAGAAATGTTACTGCTAAAGTTATAGCTCAAAGAATAAAAGagtttcaaacaaataaaagcACCGAAAATCTCCAGATTAAATGCAGGAGTACGCTTAAGCTAAAAGCAATATCAAATGCcaacaataaaaatgtacttTCGTGTTATAGTTAAGTGGCAATCTCATACCTAATTAGATGTACTAGACCAACAAGTACACATTCTTTTGGCACATTTTATATTGCCaagttgaaaataatatattgaaaattaatggcaaaatagtataaaaatagtagTATAAAAAAGCTTGGCGTAAAAGTGAAACTATggtatgaattatttttatttaatagttaccTAGCTACAGCAATAATTATATCTTATGGCACCAAGACTCTTATAGAGAACCCCAAGATTTGGGCATTTTGATTTAGACAATATACATTGAAATATTCTTAACTTACAAAGCTATATGTATTGTCCAGATCGGCGAAATATTAACACTAAATGTATCGGTACAATTTTATTCTAATATATCTTAAAAATCATGCTTCCATGATAATATCTGCCACTTTAAAAATATGACAGAGATTCAAAACAGgcataatattaaacattttatcaatattattactacttattatcattattttatgaattgacATTTATAATGCTTGgaactataatataatgtggATAATAGAGAGATATTGTTATTTAAGTTCCGAAGAATAATCTCGGCAGCTGTAGGAAGATCCATCTCTGAttatctgaaaataataaatttaatttagttttacttGTTTGAGATAGTTaggttataattttaaatgtatgaCGTTTCGTAAGAGTAAGTTATGTGAGATCTACTTTAAATTATGtcaccaaataaaaataaaaatgatataatagatcttagttttgattttatttaatatttatacaaaaaagcaTGAAATCACAATGTGTGCTCTACTCTCGACAAGCCACTGTGTGAcaattttgcaaaataaaattatgagtaTATCTCAcactaaatcaataaaaaaagcaaCAAATATTCCTTCACCcatgttttcttttttctattttaattgagCCAACGGCAATGGTTTTGTACAGACCAATTTTTTTGTGTCTGGACCAATCCATATGACAAGTTAGACATCGTCGCGATTCAGTAACTAAATTTAGGACAGTGTGATCAGAAGCGTCTAATTTGTAAGTTAGTGAAgtataatatgtactttatgGCTAGTTGTCATAGCGACCGTCGTCACTATAATATTTTGACGTATAGGCGGTCACATTATGAAATACTTTAAATTTGATAATGTCTAGTACCAATATATAGTagatatgtttaaatttataaataactaagatCTAAATAACAATGGAAGAAGAAGCCACTCTTGAAGGGCAGTTTTATGAATTTTCAAGATTAATGGATAACAAGCGAGATGGAAAATCAATAACTTTGTACAGATCAGATTACTGGATGAGGCAAGCAAAGCTACTAGATGACAGGAAGTTAACAATGACAGACACTGGTATTCTCTTCAATAAGTTCTGGTACGTGATGgttgatttacggccgttttcaataacctatctatctttagtttaacttactagaggtagacaaatctatccttttacgcttacttacatttcaataacctatcgacataaagaattggactataactatatcgGACATAGCTATTGATTGATaggatcttgtcattaaacagtgacagcaatgtatcagtaactagagatacgttattgaaaacggccgtaagaacaACAAAAAACATGTAGGTAATTTCCCTttcttgtttacatttttaAGTTGTTCATGtcataacataaataaacagttataacgaagtatattataaaaaaattgttagttagGATTACTGTACTAGAACATTTAGTTGATATGTACTTAGTTATAGTACAAGAGTAAtgaaatataaaccttatacttatttgtttgaaaataaaggacgagacgagcaggatattcagctgatggtaattggtacgccatGCCATGCAgtgcaattgcgctcgccaccttgacacaaatgttaaatctcatttgtccagtaatttcaatagctgcagcgcccttcaggccgaaacacagtaatgcttacacattactgcttcacggcagaaataagcgccattgtggtacccataaccttgCCAGTATCCTGTGACATTAGTATTAGCTtatgaactaatatttattctaatatGGACGAAGAAATAGCTACAGTAGATGTACAATAGACGTccctttattgtgtgtcttttacacTATTAATCACGGGGAGcattccgaagagctattttgACCTGACTTTTGCCGCCAATTTAAACCTTCCCACTccacaaattaaaatatcatcctcaccatctggatgtgtggcgttcctccacagtgcggctttcatGGATTTTTCTtcaacgtacaaccaagctctggaatgagcttccttgtgctgtgtttcagggacgacactacatgggtaccttcaaaaaaagcgcgcacccTTTtataaaaggccggcaacgcttctgtggttcctctggtgttgcaagagaatatgggcggtggtgatcatttaacatcaggtgaccagcTCATTTAacccctattccataaaaaataaagctGCGCAAAGCGTTCGATTAATAACAATACTACTACTGACGAGCAAGCTTCAACAGATCAGCGTATCtttgaaaataaaaagtcaTGCTAGAGAGTTTTTTAGACAAAGCTAAAACTAGCCTTCATCCCTATCGAAGGCCAATTATAgtattaatttttcaatattattatacatacatacggccttacaaataaaattgatataacGTTATTCTTGAGAATAAAATATTGACTATACCGCTGAAGACACTGTCGTATAATAATTCAGAAGTTTTCCGaatgccttgcaaataaacgcgggacacgttatacgtccgaataaaccaatcataagccaaatgtttatttgtaaacattttgcatattcttggttttatACGaagattatttgtaaggccgataatCACCAAACCGTGTATTGCAGTAAGTCTGAATTAAACTGGACTGAATGGAGTGAGTTCCTGCACGATCTTTGTCAATTGAAAGGTTATGATGAAGAGAAAATTCAAGAGACGCTCACAAATTGTGGCCTTCCGGGACAAACCCCTGTTTCCGTACCGCAGTACAGAGACTTTTTCCTAACTTATAAACCGAAAGAGAaatctttgttttaattaaacggttaaacaatttgttattttcaatgtgataatcctcacttctaggatgaaTTACATATTGAGTTATTGGTTTGTTTACTtgtaaatatctttatttctaTCATAAGATGGCGGATATATGGTTTCCAACCTTTTTAAGTAATGTTTAGTCTTGCACAGCCAGTTTGTGGAATATGTCGACGGCAGTATTTTTGAACCGAAAATGTCTTAGAAACCTTGAACTGTGCGTAATTGTGAAGTCCAATGGTGAGAGGTTTTCACTTTCTTTCAGGTGCGCCACTTCCTCGTTTGAcctctaataaaaaatattcaagtacAAGTCTAACGTGCTTAGCGAAAATTATATAacatcaataaaatactttattgtttaCATCAAAACAATAGAGTTAGGCGTtataaccaaaaataaattttgaattttacaaacttgtttatttattgtgaCGGCATTTCGGGTGTCTAAACTCTTACGTGTTAATGTTAATAAGATACAGCCCACAATTAGACAGACGGACTGAAAGAAAAAGTGGAACTAGAGAGTTATAAGATTTCTGTTGGTTAATCTTTAATATTTTCTCTACCAGCTTGGCATGTTATAGTTTATCTTTAAAACGTTGATAAGTAAACCCGAATATATTTTAGTCAATTGATCAACTCAGTTAACATGTAGTGtgtataaattgtaaataaaatacagattgaaaataatatctagGAATACCATTAACTTCTAAAATTAATTATCGTCCCATGGGCGCTCATAAAAGTTCCGCATATTTTCACAACGAAATTAGATTTTAGAGTTATTTTCTTAGTTATGGATGAAAAACATCATGTTCGTGAAGTTCTTATTGGTAAGAATggaaaatgattttttaatattggtgtGATATTTATGTATAGGTTATTTAATTtcccatattttattttatagatagtTACTgcgaatcttattttatttggtgaAATAACGTCttcgaaaataaaatattataatattgaagatGATGTCACCATAGACAAATTAGACTTGAGTAAGCTTATAGATTTAATTACAAGGACAAAGGAATTATCAAATATAAGACGAATGAATAGAAAAAGAAATGGAAATGACGTGTTTAATCATTTGAAACAGAAAATAGGCTCTAAACAATTAAAGAAATTACTGCGACAGGATAATGAGGGTACTACTGTTGAACATCATGAAGACGAATTTGAAGGATTAATCGAAGATGAACTTAAAAATGCTTTATCCCAAAAATACTCAGCCCTTATGGATAGACCGTATGTAgagaaaaaaggaaaaaatgaTTTCCTTGTCCTACATGCAGATGTACATGATCCGTTTGTTACTGTAGTTCCAAATGCAATCTATTACaatgttgaaaaaaaatgtgtcaattGGTTGGAAGATTGTAATTTGCAAGGTCTTAGAGGCAGATTAATGCAAGTCGTTAACTcaccttacaaataaatctcaTGAAATTATTACTAGTGTATTTAAAAACTTTGCTTGTTATaaacatttgtaaaataattctgTCACTGTTTAACTTGTTCAAGATTCAGgtggttaaataaaacaattttattatatacatggTTTTAATTTATGGTTAGTTGTGCAACATAACACCTTACTGAATCGCGTTATATTCAGTAATACTAAAGTAGAAATGTTACTGCTAAAGTTATAGCTCAAAGAATAAAAGagtttcaaacaaataaaagcACCGAAAATCTCCAGATTAAATGCAGGAGTACGCTTAAGCTAAAAGCAATATCAAATGCcaacaataaaaatgtacttTCGTGTTATAGTTAAGTGGCAATCTCATACCTAATTAGATGTACTAGACCAACAAGTACACATTCTTTTGGCACATTTTATATTGCCaagttgaaaataatatattgaaaattaatggcaaaatagtataaaaatagtagTATAAAAAAGCTTGGCGTAAAAGTGAAACTATggtatgaattatttttatttaatagttaccTAGCTACAGCAATAATTATATCTTATGGCACCAAGACTCTTATAGAGAACCCCAAGATTTGGGCATTTTGATTTAGACAATATACATTGAAATATTCTTAACTTACAAAGCTATATGTATTGTCCAGATCGGCGAAATATTAACACTAAATGTATCGGTACAATTTTATTCTAATATATCTTAAAAATCATGCTTCCATGATAATATCTGCCACTTTAAAAATATGACAGAGATTCAAAACAGgcataatattaaacattttatcaatattattactacttattatcattattttatgaattgacATTTATAATGCTTGgaactataatataatgtggATAATAGAGAGATATTGTTATTTAAGTTCCGAAGAATAATCTCGGCAGCTGTAGGAAGATCCATCTCTGAttatctgaaaataataaatttaatttagttttacttGTTTGAGATAGTTaggttataattttaaatgtatgaCGTTTCGTAAGAGTAAGTTATGTGAGATCTACTTTAAATTATGtcaccaaataaaaataaaaatgatataatagatcttagttttgattttatttaatatttatacaaaaaagcaTGAAATCACAATGTGTGCTCTACTCTCGACAAGCCACTGTGTGAcaattttgcaaaataaaattatgagtaTATCTCAcactaaatcaataaaaaaaggaatGTTTTGAAAAGCccatgtattatttattattaacttgattaagtatccatccctactctgtgctgATATATTTAATTGTGTGTTTGGTAATACCAAAAGTTGACAGAAACGGTTAAGCAGTATTGCTGGATGTAGAGTTAGTAATTCAAACATAAAAAGATTTACAAACAGTGTTATCATATAATACAAGCAAGCAACCATCAATACATAATGTAatccaggggtgctcaagcttgaatagctggcgatctacctcaaaattctTAGACTACGATCCatcgactctgagaggcttcaagtatgtgtgatgaaggatcgtcgtctaggtagagtcgTGTCACGattacatagatattagttttgcgcacaataatatgcatttttttagtcaaggtaagtgtaagtctgctctaaaatgtcaatgaaaaactcataattataaaaaaaaacgtgttctagtgtctaaagttctaaacttaactaaatTGTGACTTTGGATGTTAAATCTGCATTGCACTGCATGTCCTGAACATACTTTTCATAAAATGGTAcataattaccgattttagttaccTAAATCATATCTGTGAATAGCTCTATATCTGCTTTTTTTTTTgggagatcgactcaaaaagcactcgcgatcgaccgtttTAGCACCCCTGAATTGTAATGTGAGCATTTTTTAAACAACAGTTTGcaatagtaaatataaagtgGTGTTGTTAATATGTTAGTACATACCTGTATAATGATTAGTTACGTAAGTTTAGTAGGCATATCAAGGACGGAAACAGTGAGCCAATAAGAGTGGGATTTGGTTTTGGATGGAAATTGAGGTAAAATTCAGGGGGAGGAGACTCAAATACGTCATCCTCTTCAAAGTATGGATACACATCGGGATACATGAAGCTTCATATCCAAGGCAGCGTGAAAAATGCATAATGTTAGTATAATCTTCCTTTTGTTTGCACagttattgtattaaatatgtataaaaaaataagtatttaatataaaaatattaatctacaaatacataatacagaataaaaattctaatctacatctttttcataatattatgacacaataaaaatttgctcagaaaattatgacaaaaatttgccaaaaattatgacaaaaaaTTGCCAAAAATTAGCCAAAAATTAGCCAAAAATTatcattagttattattatatcttaaacgagtttaattaagaaaatttattgaagtaggcgttactttgcggaaatccataattatccaaatgtttgagttttctttagttaatttattaattccgccaatatttgtctttgaacagtctctacacgagacatcctcaggtGATGTTGACTCGCGAAACTTTAGACAGAGTTTGGATTGTttaaagacgaatattggcggaataaacactaaagaaaactcaaaacatttggagtTAAATCGACTTATAAAATAACGAACCAAAAATTAGGCTGCAGATTGACTATTACCTATTAGTCTTCTATCAGTTGTTTACTGTTTTGACTTGACTAAAgaaaacactatttttttttcaggagTACATTTACGTAAGAACTAATAAGATTTGTAAtgctaataattatatttttttttgagaactCACTTTCTACAGAGCTGTGCGTTCCTTCCGGCAACTGCTTGCTGGCCCAAGTCTACAGCCCTCGACATGTCGTTAAATTCAACATGCTGTACACATCCGTTCAGACCCTGGTATTGCAGCTCAGATTTCCACGGTTCTGGTATTCCAcctgtaacataatattatatttaacaagatatcagcgttaattttgtatttatttttaacttgtcAAAATATACTGCTTTAGTAAATATACTCTTTTAATAAGTTGAGCAGTGGCTGAGATATTTCTTATCGTTTAGAAAAACTAATATAAGGTtatattagaatttttaatttattcaggtTTTCCAATAAAAAGTATTTCTTAATCTGCGaggtttcatttaaattt encodes the following:
- the LOC126978307 gene encoding tubulin polymerization-promoting protein homolog; the protein is MEEEATLEGQFYEFSRLMDNKRDGKSITLYRSDYWMRQAKLLDDRKLTMTDTGILFNKFCKSELNWTEWSEFLHDLCQLKGYDEEKIQETLTNCGLPGQTPVSVPQYRDFFLTYKPKEKSLF
- the LOC126978303 gene encoding uncharacterized protein LOC126978303, which produces MKNIMFVKFLLIVTANLILFGEITSSKIKYYNIEDDVTIDKLDLSKLIDLITRTKELSNIRRMNRKRNGNDVFNHLKQKIGSKQLKKLLRQDNEGTTVEHHEDEFEGLIEDELKNALSQKYSALMDRPYVEKKGKNDFLVLHADVHDPFVTVVPNAIYYNVEKKCVNWLEDCNLQGLRGRLMQVVNSPYK
- the LOC126978302 gene encoding uncharacterized protein LOC126978302, which codes for MKNIMFVKFLLIVTANLILFGEITSSKIKYYNIEDDVTIDKLDLSKLIDLITRTKELSNIRRMNRKRNGNDVFNHLKQKIGSKQLKKLLRQDNEGTTVEHHEDEFEGLIEDELKNALSQKYSALMDRPYVEKKGKNDFLVLHADVHDPFVTVVPNAIYYNVEKKCVNWLEDCNLQGLRGRLMQVVNSPYK
- the LOC126978306 gene encoding tubulin polymerization-promoting protein homolog produces the protein MEEEATLEGQFYEFSRLMDNKRDGKSITLYRSDYWMRQAKLLDDRKLTMTDTGILFNKFCKSELNWTEWSEFLHDLCQLKGYDEEKIQETLTNCGLPGQTPVSVPQYRDFFLTYKPKEKSLF